The Hordeum vulgare subsp. vulgare chromosome 7H, MorexV3_pseudomolecules_assembly, whole genome shotgun sequence DNA window ttcttcatcctcttgCCTTTGATTGGTCGCAAACTTCACAAATTCCAGACCGGGCCAaacttgatgagattatctaAAGAACTCGATTTTCACTTGTCATTTGTTCACATTTTGATGTACGAATGGAAGAGAGAATAGAATTGAGGTCCTTTTCCCGCACATCCTCCTTCGTAAGTGTGTCGTACCAACCAAAAAATATTTCTTTCGTTCCAGGCGATGTCCTTGGCGGGAAAGAGCCAGGTTGACCTGATTTATTGCAGAGTGGATTCGAGGAATGGGTAGCGTCAATGAGGAAGCACACCAGGAAGATCTCCTCATTATCCCAGTCGCCACAACCAGAATCGGGCATTTTGGCTATCGAATCCTCAATCAGGTAGGAATTAGTAAGTTGCTCATGGGATCTATTAATTACTTAATTGTAGTATCTACCATGTCTGATCCATAATTCGTAAGGATCGTCTTTTTTTGTGATTCCTATTGAGATATGAATCAGATACCATAATTAATTGGCTTAATTTTGTATGATATGCTTGGTTACACTTACATTACTATTATTTGTGAGTGGTTTGCTTCCAAGTTACATGTACCCTGAGACTATGCTTCCGTCGTAATCTTTGATCAACGTGACATGCTTTTGAGAGGTTCGATTTGTTCTACATGTGTTGTGATGGTCATTCTCTTTTTGTACCACTACTCTCATGGCTCTTTCCCGCCAAGAACATGGTTGAGAAACTTATGACACTTACTCTCATGTCATAAGTTTCTCAACCAAGTTATTAAATGTTATATAGTTTCTATATTGCAGTCCAGATGTGCTTGAAATTGTAGACTCTGGTAGCGGTGTAATCGAATCCGGCCCATGTGATTATTTGCCGAAAACAAGCCTCTGGGAAAGGCTTGGGAGGGTTTCTATGATGGATATTGAGTCAAGTCACTTCTCCTggacctctctttcttcattgcaCCATACAAAACATACTACCACAAGTACGGAGCCCACTGAGGATGATATTAATAGAAGTTTTGAGGTTCGTATTTTCCTTTTTACTTATCCATCTTAGTGTAAATTGTCTTCCCTGTTGTTGATAAGATTCTCCCAGTAACTGGTAAGCTTAAATTTTTATCCTAGATAGATTACTTCGCTCGCCAAATCTCATCTCAGTGGTCATCGAGTCGAGATTCGTTACTTTCTTTTTCTGCTTACCACAATGTACTGATCCAGTAAGCATCATGTGAACTGTGCTACAGCTCACAACACCTCCGCAAAAACCTAACACCAATATCTCTCACAAGGATTCCGCTTCATATggaaaaactactccctccgtcccaaaatatcatatactccctccgtcccaaaataactgtctcaagcttaatacaactttgtattagagctagtacaaagttgagacacttattttgggacggagggagtacaaaagttgagacacttattttgggtcggagggagtagtttattaGCCATGGCTCTAGTTTCCTTCTAATGAGCCATACCACACCCTGCACAGGTGACTGTAAATTCTGGAGGAGTTGTATTCATTGCATTGTTCAGAACATCTAAAAACGATGAAATTCCTTCAAATGAAGCAGCGGCAGTCATTAAAATAGCACCATCAAGGATGGCCACACAGTCGGAACGGTTCGGATATGAACTGGCTAAATGGCTTGGCGTGAGAACTCCTCAAGTAAGTAATTGCTTTGCTGTAGCAGGCATTCAGGCTAGAAAATGCCAACAGTGGGCGATCTCCATGgaggtttttttttattttgaagtttctataaattctgaaaaaaatcataCAAGTTTACATGGATGTATTCTACACGTGCGTAAATTTTGAAGATGAAATACATTATGGTGAGAGctacacaaaaaagacaaatagTGATTTTCAAACTGATGCACACTACAAATACTGTTCACTATTAGAAATGAAGGTTTCTTTCTTTTATGTGTAGGTTTCACCATAATTTATTTCATCGTCGGATTTGATACACATGTATAATAAATTCATATGAATGTGTAGATATTTTTCACAATCTTTTGAAACTTGAAAATGTGGTTATCGATTTCTTCAAAAAACAACCTCCATGGAGGTCGCCCGCCAAAAGTCCCCACTCTCATTCAGGCTAACTACACAAATAATATAGTGTGAACTCTCTTGACCAATGCAGGGAAGAGTGATTCATAGCTCCTCATGTGAATGGCAACAAATAAAGGATGCAGTAGAGAATGCTCGACATGCAGCAATAGCTGTTGGTGATGAATTTCAGGAGATGATTTGCACTGAGATGCTAGAAGCTATCGAACTGAGCCGATGTCTATTCCTGATGAAGTATTAACTCCAAGTTACCAGTAATGTACCTAACAATATGGTACATAATTTTTTTTGGCGCGTAATATGGTACATAGTTAACATGAAAGAAATTTCAATGTTGTTTTTGCAGTTATGTACATGGCTCCCCACTACTAGAGAGCACAACACCATTTGATTCACGGGAGTTTGCTGAAAAAACTGCTGAAGCTTTAGGTAGGATCTTAATCCTGGACCTCGTTCTGAGAAATGAGGATAGGCTGCGGTGTCGGCCCCTTGGTTGGCGTGGAAACTATGCAAATTTACTTGTTGCCAACAAAGAAGCTTATGCAAACCTTGATTCATTGGACGATGTTCATGATTCTGCCATCATCCGTTACAAGCCACAGATAATCAAAAGCCCTCAAAAACAGATGCAGAGAAGATCCGTTTCAATAAGCGGCAGTGTCGGCTCAGATATCTCAGAGCTTTTGGAAGACTCTTATGATCACATTGAGCCTGAGATTTCCAGATTTCATATTGTAGCCATTGATTCGGTTGTACCACGAAGACCACCCGCCAGTAAACGGACGAAAGATCAAGAGAGCTATCCAAAACTGGTGGAACTAACACTAAACCACCTGGACTATTCTTCGAACCTCTTGTTTGAGGTGTCCACTGGAAAACTTGGTACCCCTGGACCCGAAGAATATGACATGTCATCTGATCATAGCTATCATTCTCCTCTGTCTGAGAGTGACATGGTAACAGTAGTTAATTCATTCCGAGGAGGTTTTCGTAGTGCTCTGAGGGACCTTCAACGGTTCCACATTTTTCTGCTCACACTTTACCAGAAGTTGGATGCTCTATTGAAAATTTTCTTCAGTCTTATGTATAAAGGTTCAAATGAATCTGACAAGGAAGATGCAAGTCATTGTGATTCACCATTGTGTCTAGTTGAGGCACATACTGATGTGAGTGATTCCGAAGTTCCACGGCATATGCGTAGGCCATCCCGTACCTTATCCCGTGATAGTTTTGACATGTCTTCTCCTATCTACCGAGAGAGCTTTATGACGAAGAACGCGAAAGCAAATGGCGATGCATCCCGTGGTCTACGATTGACGATGAAGCTCAGGGAATTTAACAAGTATGCCAAGGTTAACTTCTTTGAAGTGCTCATTGAAAATTTATCGATTTTTAACAGATTATACACAAGAATCTAGTTGCTATCTATTTGTTTTGCACTATTTCAATACTCGGCTGAAATGATATAGTATACCATAAGGTTAGTAAATTAGTTGTAGCAAACCAAATAACCATTTATAAAGGATTTCACATACTAGATAAATATACAAATTAGCAATTAATATCATAGGTGTGTATCTCGATAACTATTTCTCTTTGTGAATGCTTTGATGGTGTGTTATCTCCATCATTCACAAGTAGTTACCTTGCTTGCTCACCCAACCTGAGTTTGAGGACAGCATTTCCATGGTTCAAATTTctaaataaacatgccacaggaaAAAAACGTTTATCTAGTGCACTTGTAAGAGTTTTATCGAAAAAAAGTTTCCTCCGCTTTGTATACAAAGCAACCAACACCGTACATAGATCATTACTGAGGCGAACAACACATCAAGCCCTAAAAAacgaaaaagaaacaaatgccaACAGTGTTAGCTCGACAAAGAGCGGATGATCCGCCACGATCGCCAGCGTTGCGCCTTCCGGAGACAAACCACCACAGCCCGAGGCTCTGATCCGCCGCGTGCCAAGCAGCACCTCCAAGAACGGATGCGACGTCGACGACGCTGCTGCCC harbors:
- the LOC123412710 gene encoding dual specificity protein phosphatase PHS1-like isoform X1, translated to MEERIELRSFSRTSSFSGFEEWVASMRKHTRKISSLSQSPQPESGILAIESSISPDVLEIVDSGSGVIESGPCDYLPKTSLWERLGRVSMMDIESSHFSWTSLSSLHHTKHTTTSTEPTEDDINRSFEVTVNSGGVVFIALFRTSKNDEIPSNEAAAVIKIAPSRMATQSERFGYELAKWLGVRTPQGRVIHSSSCEWQQIKDAVENARHAAIAVGDEFQEMICTEMLEAIELSRCLFLMNYVHGSPLLESTTPFDSREFAEKTAEALGRILILDLVLRNEDRLRCRPLGWRGNYANLLVANKEAYANLDSLDDVHDSAIIRYKPQIIKSPQKQMQRRSVSISGSVGSDISELLEDSYDHIEPEISRFHIVAIDSVVPRRPPASKRTKDQESYPKLVELTLNHLDYSSNLLFEVSTGKLGTPGPEEYDMSSDHSYHSPLSESDMVTVVNSFRGGFRSALRDLQRFHIFLLTLYQKLDALLKIFFSLMYKGSNESDKEDASHCDSPLCLVEAHTDVSDSEVPRHMRRPSRTLSRDSFDMSSPIYRESFMTKNAKANGDASRGLRLTMKLREFNKYAKVDSELSKEIEQWNDVLRTDVVKLCHDNNFNTGFFEGIDNSVAVDAYELKVRLEHLLERISLISDSASTERPSQITDHMYIGGALAARSTYTLQHLGITHVLCLCANEIGQSESQKPSLFDYRNFSINDDENAEITDVFQDACDFIDFVEHLRGKVLVHCFEGKSRSTTIVLAYLMLRKNCTLLEAWNMLKKVHRRAQPNDGFAKVLLDLDKKLHGRTSMEWQHKRPSMKVCPICGKNAGLSSSSLKLHLQKAHRKISSGSVDSAMSLEIQKAMEAMKAG
- the LOC123412710 gene encoding dual specificity protein phosphatase PHS1-like isoform X2, with protein sequence MEERIELRSFSRTSSFSGFEEWVASMRKHTRKISSLSQSPQPESGILAIESSISPDVLEIVDSGSGVIESGPCDYLPKTSLWERLGRVSMMDIESSHFSWTSLSSLHHTKHTTTSTEPTEDDINRSFEVTVNSGGVVFIALFRTSKNDEIPSNEAAAVIKIAPSRMATQSERFGYELAKWLGVRTPQGRVIHSSSCEWQQIKDAVENARHAAIAVGDEFQEMICTEMLEAIELSRCLFLMNYVHGSPLLESTTPFDSREFAEKTAEALGRILILDLVLRNEDRLRCRPLGWRGNYANLLVANKEAYANLDSLDDVHDSAIIRYKPQIIKSPQKQMQRRSVSISGSVGSDISELLEDSYDHIEPEISRFHIVAIDSVVPRRPPASKRTKDQESYPKLVELTLNHLDYSSNLLFEVSTGKLGTPGPEEYDMSSDHSYHSPLSESDMVTVVNSFRGGFRSALRDLQRFHIFLLTLYQKLDALLKIFFSLMYKGSNESDKEDASHCDSPLCLVEAHTDVSDSEVPRHMRRPSRTLSRDSFDMSSPIYRESFMTKNAKANGDASRGLRLTMKLREFNKYAKVDSELSKEIEQWNDVLRTDVVKLCHDNNFNTGFFEGIDNSVAVDAYELKVRLEHLLERISLISDSASTERPSQITDHMYIGGALAARSTYTLQHLGITHVLCLCANEIGQSESQKPSLFDYRNFSKLYSSRSMEHVEEGAPSCTTQ